The DNA sequence AGACCTTGTCGGCCACGAGGAACCCCTCCATATCGCCGGCGTCCAGGCGCGCGGCCATTTCCGCGCCGCAGGCCTTCATCGCACGTCTGTCATCCGCGCTCGCGTGTGTCGCCACCAGAGCGGCCGCAAGCGGCTCCAACTTCTCGCGCGCCTGCATGACATGGACCTGGTCGTCAGGACGGATCGTGGTGATCTGCAGGCCGACCCGTGGTCGCACATCCATCAGGCCTTGCCAGGCAAGCTTCTGAATCGCCTCGCGAACCGGCGTCCGGCCAAGCCCAGCGAGCTCGATCAACTGCCTCTCGGTGACCAGCGCGCCGGGCGCGAGCTTCAGTGTAACGATGAGGCGTTCCAGCGCGAGGTAGGCGAGGTGAGCATGGGATTGCAGTGACATGCCGTTCCTTTGCTTCTGATATATCAGGAGCTTGCACAATTTTCGGGAAGGAGGCAAGCAAGGCGATCGTCGTATCTCCGTATCGCCTTTCAAGCTGATGCGAGCCTTGAGAAATACAAATAAGCGAGCGCTCAAAAATCACAAATTTCAAAGGCATGAATAAAGGAAGCTCATGAGCCGTTTGGCAGGGGATTGATGTTGACGAATGGTAAGGGGCTTGTCAGTCTTCCTCCTGACGACAACCGTCTGACGTCGGCGTTGAGGGGCGCAAGATGCAAGTGGGCGCGTTTCTGGTCTGGTCGCTGATGGTGCTCGCAGGGCTGCTGGCGGTGCCGGCGGTCAGCCACACCAATGCCTTGACGACATTTTCGCTGATGGCCTCGTCCGCTGCCTTCGTCGGCATGGGGATCGCCCAGTTTATGGCCGCGCGCCCGCCGTTCGTCGAAGCCTTGTTCGGTGGGCTCGATCGGGTCTATCACTTCCACCGGAAGATCGGCATCTCCGTGTTGATCCTTATTCTGGTCCATTATTTCCTGAAGCCGGACTTCAAGGGGCGGGCACTGACGAGCGGGCTCAACCAGTTGGCCGCTTCCGCCGGAAAATATGCTTTCTACAGTTTCGTCGTCTTGCTCGTTCTCAGCATCGTCAAGGTCATCCCGAGAACGAAGATCGAGATTCCCTACCATCTCTGGCGCTACACGCACCGCCTGATGGGCTTGCTCTTCGTTCTCGTCGCCTTCCATCAGATGTTCATCAAGCGTCCCTATGACGGCACGGCACTGCTGGCGGTCTATCTCAACATCTTCGCCGCGCTTGGCATTCTGAGTTACGCCTACACACAGCTTCTACCTTGGCTCAGAACACGCGGATACGAAGTTTTCGAAGTGGCGAAGCAGGAAGGCGCGACGGTCATAGCGGCGCGGCCATTGGGGCGTCGCCTCCGCGCGAAGCCAGGGCAGTTCGGCTTCCTGCGGGTGATGAAGCCGGGCCTTCGAGAACCGCATCCGTTTACGATCGCCGGCATCGAAGCGGACGGCATCGTGCACTTCGCGATCAAGCCGCTCGGCGACTACACGCAGGCGCTCCGCGACACGATCGCAGTTGGAGACCAGCTGAAGCTCGAAGGCGGCTATGGTCGCTTCAACCATCGTCGCGGCAGCAAGAAGCAGATCTGGCTCGCCGGCGGCATAGGCGTCACGCCGTTTCTGGCAATGGCCAGGCACCTGAATGGCGATGAAGGCCAAGAGATTCACATGGTTTACTGCGTGCGCGACAGGCGCGAAGCGATCGGCCTGGAGACCTTCGAGGCGCAAGCCGAGAAACTCGGAAACTTCAGCTTCGTCCTGCACGACTCTTCTACGGATGGACGCCTGGACGCGGCCAAGCTGGCGGCCGGAAGCGCGATCGACCCGGCGGACGCCGACCTGTGGTTCTGTGGTCCGCCGCCGCTAAGGGAGGCAATCATCAAGGGTTTGAAGGAACTCGGCAAGAGACCGAGGCGGGTCGAGTTCGAGCAGTTTCAGTTTCGATAGCAGCAGTTTTCAAAAGCGACTTTTGATTGAGGAGAGGGTTTCATGCGCGGTCTGCGAAAATGGCGAGAGGAGGTCTCGCGAACAGCCGGCCCTGGCACGCGATCATTCGCAGCTTCGGCGATGGCCATGCTTGCCGTCTCGCTCTGTCCCGCCCTTGCCGAAGCGCGCGATGCCTTTGCCGATGATGCGTTTGCGACCTACAAGGCGAATGTCGACAACGGCAAGTACATGTTCAACGCCGCAGGCTGCGGCGCCTGCCATGGTTCCGGAGACAATACCGAATTACTCTCCGGCGGTATGGAGATGAACACCGCGATCGGCACATTCTATGCGCCGAACATTTCTCCCCACGCCAATGGCATCGGCGGCTGGAGCAACGCCCAGTTTCTGAACGCTGTGCTCGTCGGTCTCGACCGGGAGGGAAACAACCTTTACCCGGTCATGCCCTACACATCCTATGGCGGAATGAAGCCGGAGGATGCGCTCGACATCAAGGCCTATATCGAGACGCTTCCGCAATCGGACGCTACCTCGAAGGAACACGAGATCGCCTTTCCCTTCAGTCGTCAGACGACGATCACGCTGTGGAAGCGCAGCCACTTCACGGTGCCGGGCTACCAGCCGCGGGAGGAGACGCAAGCCGAGCGTGGCCGCTACCTTGTCGAGAACGTCGGTGGCTGCGGT is a window from the Ensifer adhaerens genome containing:
- a CDS encoding GntR family transcriptional regulator — protein: MSLQSHAHLAYLALERLIVTLKLAPGALVTERQLIELAGLGRTPVREAIQKLAWQGLMDVRPRVGLQITTIRPDDQVHVMQAREKLEPLAAALVATHASADDRRAMKACGAEMAARLDAGDMEGFLVADKVFDELMEEACPNRFLTAALAPLQTHARRIWFASSSPDKMVGSVRRHVIVIDAIERADANAASVAMTDLMNYLSDA
- a CDS encoding ferredoxin reductase family protein, with product MQVGAFLVWSLMVLAGLLAVPAVSHTNALTTFSLMASSAAFVGMGIAQFMAARPPFVEALFGGLDRVYHFHRKIGISVLILILVHYFLKPDFKGRALTSGLNQLAASAGKYAFYSFVVLLVLSIVKVIPRTKIEIPYHLWRYTHRLMGLLFVLVAFHQMFIKRPYDGTALLAVYLNIFAALGILSYAYTQLLPWLRTRGYEVFEVAKQEGATVIAARPLGRRLRAKPGQFGFLRVMKPGLREPHPFTIAGIEADGIVHFAIKPLGDYTQALRDTIAVGDQLKLEGGYGRFNHRRGSKKQIWLAGGIGVTPFLAMARHLNGDEGQEIHMVYCVRDRREAIGLETFEAQAEKLGNFSFVLHDSSTDGRLDAAKLAAGSAIDPADADLWFCGPPPLREAIIKGLKELGKRPRRVEFEQFQFR